From a single Capsicum annuum cultivar UCD-10X-F1 chromosome 12, UCD10Xv1.1, whole genome shotgun sequence genomic region:
- the LOC107850702 gene encoding receptor protein kinase TMK1 yields the protein MKTLLGLKLVTFLVLGICAFLILGVECQDDDASVMLVLKKSLNPPQETGWLDPDPCKWNHVGCSDKRVIRIQIGHQNIQGTLPQDISKLTQLERLELQGNNISGPLPSLSGLSSLQVLLLNDNQFSSIPPDFFTDMTALQSVDIDKNPLFGWEIPESLRNASSLRNFSANSANITGRIPSFLGPDEFPGLVNLHLANNNLEGELPPSFSVSLLESLWLNGQKLSGGIGVLQNMTSLKEVWLHSNEFSGPLPDFSGLKALETLSLRDNSFTGPVPASLRNLESLKFVNLTNNLFQGPMPTFKGSVVVDSAINTNSFCLPKPGDCDPRVNTLLSIAKAVDYPRKFAENWKGNDPCADWFGLTCSNGNITIINFQKMGLSGTISPEFASLKSLQRILLADNNLTGTIPEELTTLTGLTELDVSNNQIYGKVPPFRSNMILKTSGNPNIGKAKIDVPSQGNPPGGSPGSGSDDGNAQEARKKSNRWIGIVMFSVIGGVFMLFLIGMAAFCLYKSKQKRFSRVQSPNAMVMHPRHSGSDNDSVKITVAGSSVSVAGVSEAHTVSASEAGDVQMVEAGNMVISIQVLKNVTNNFSEENILGQGGFGTVYKGELHDGTKIAVKRMENGIITGKGLAEFKSEIAVLTKVRHRHLVGLLGYCLDGNEKLLVYEYMPQGTLSRHLFDWAEEGLKPLEWTRRLTIALDVARGVEYLHSLAHQSFIHRDLKPSNILLGDDMRAKVADFGLVRLAPEGKGSIETRIAGTFGYLAPEYAVTGRVTTKVDVFSFGVILMELITGRKALDESQPEESMHLVTWFRRMHLNKDTFRKAIDPAIDQSEETLVSVSTVAELAGHCSAREPYQRPDMGHAVNVLSSLVELWKPSDECSEDIYGIDLDMSLPQALKKWQAYEGTSHMDSSSSSYLPSLDNTQTSIPTRPYGFAESFRSSDGR from the exons ATGAAGACCCTTTTGGGGTTAAAGCTTGTAacttttcttgttcttgggattTGTGCATTCTTGATTTTGGGTGTAGAGTGTCAAGATGATGATGCTTCAGTAATGTTAGTTTTGAAAAAGAGCTTAAACCCACCTCAAGAAACAGGTTGGTTAGACCCTGATCCATGTAAATGGAACCATGTTGGGTGTTCTGACAAACGGGTCATCAGGATCCAAATTGGACACCAAAATATTCAAGGTACTCTCCCTCAAGATATCTCTAAGCTTACTCAACTTGAACGTTTAGAGCTTCAAGGGAACAATATCTCTGGTCCTTTGCCTAGTTTGAGTGGTTTGAGTTCATTGCAAGTGCTATTGCTTAATGataatcagtttagttcaattCCTCCTGATTTTTTTACTGATATGACTGCACTGCAATCTGTTGACATTGATAAGAATCCTTTGTTTGGTTGGGAAATACCTGAGAGTCTTAGAAATGCTTCTTCACTTAGGAACTTTTCAGCAAATTCAGCTAATATTACTGGGAGAATTCCTAGCTTTTTAGGCCCTGATGAGTTTCCTGGATTGGTAAATTTACATTTGGCTAACAATAACTTGGAGGGTGAATTGCCCCCTAGTTTTTCTGTCTCCTTGCTTGAGTCTTTATGGCTAAATGGACAGAAACTTAGTGGAGGGATTGGTGTTTTACAAAACATGACCTCCTTGAAGGAAGTTTGGTTGCATTCAAATGAATTTTCGGGGCCGTTGCCAGATTTTTCGGGGTTAAAGGCATTGGAGACATTGAGTCTTAGAGATAATTCCTTTACAGGTCCAGTGCCTGCTTCATTGAGGAATCTTGAGTCGTTGAAGTTCGTTAATTTGACGAATAATTTGTTTCAAGGACCAATGCCGACGTTCAAAGgttctgttgttgttgattcgGCAATAAATACGAACAGCTTTTGCTTGCCAAAGCCAGGTGATTGTGATCCTCGAGTTAATACATTGCTTTCAATTGCGAAAGCAGTGGATTATCCAAGGAAGTTTGCGGAGAACTGGAAGGGAAATGATCCCTGTGCTGATTGGTTCGGTCTCACTTGTAGTAATGGTAATATTACCATTATTAATTTCCAGAAAATGGGGCTTTCAGGAACAATTTCTCCTGAATTTGCTTCATTGAAGTCACTACAAAGGATACTTCTTGCAGATAATAATCTGACTGGTACAATTCCCGAGGAGCTGACCACATTGACAGGCCTTACAGAGTTAGATGTGTCTAACAACCAAATTTATGGAAAGGTACCGCCTTTTAGGAGCAATATGATTCTGAAAACTAGTGGTAACCCTAATATTGGAAAGGCTAAGATTGATGTACCTTCCCAAGGCAACCCTCCAGGTGGTTCACCAGGCTCTGGTTCTGATGATGGAAATGCCCAAGAAGCTCGTAAAAAGTCCAATCGCTGGATTGGAATTGTGATGTTTTCTGTAATTGGGGgtgtatttatgctttttttgaTCGGAATGGCAGCTTTTTGTCTGTACAAAAGCAAACAAAAGCGTTTTAGCAGAGTGCAAAGTCCCAATGCCATGGTGATGCATCCACGCCATTCTGGTTCTGACAATGATAGTGTGAAAATCACAGTTGCAGGATCCAGTGTCAGTGTTGCTGGAGTTAGTGAAGCTCATACTGTTTCAGCTAGTGAAGCCGGTGACGTTCAAATGGTTGAAGCAGGGAATATGGTGATTTCCATTCAAGTACTGAAGAATGTGACCAACAATTTTAGTGAAGAGAACATACTAGGTCAGGGAGGCTTTGGCACTGTCTATAAAGGGGAGCTGCATGATGGGACTAAGATTGCAGTTAAAAGAATGGAAAATGGAATCATCACGGGGAAGGGACTCGCTGAATTTAAATCCGAGATTGCTGTTTTGACCAAGGTCAGGCATAGGCATCTTGTTGGACTACTCGGGTATTGTCTTGATGGGAATGAGAAACTTCTAGTCTATGAATACATGCCTCAAGGAACATTAAGCAGGCATCTCTTCGACTGGGCAGAGGAAGGGCTGAAACCCTTGGAGTGGACAAGAAGATTGACCATTGCATTAGATGTTGCTAGGGGTGTAGAGTACCTCCATAGTTTAGCCCACCAGAGTTTCATTCACAGGGACCTGAAGCCGTCAAATATTCTTCTAGGGGATGATATGAGGGCCAAAGTTGCTGATTTTGGCCTTGTGAGACTTGCTCCAGAAGGGAAAGGTTCTATTGAGACAAGGATTGCTGGGACATTTGGATATCTGGCGCCGGAATATGCAG TAACTGGGAGAGTGACAACAAAGGTGGACGTGTTCAGTTTCGGTGTGATTTTGATGGAACTCATCACAGGAAGAAAGGCGCTTGATGAAAGCCAGCCTGAGGAGAGCATGCATCTAGTAACATGGTTCCGAAGGATGCATTTGAATAAGGATACATTCAGAAAGGCAATTGACCCCGCGATAGACCAGAGCGAGGAAACACTTGTCAGTGTCAGTACTGTAGCTGAGCTAGCTGGGCACTGCTCTGCAAGGGAGCCATATCAAAGGCCTGACATGGGTCATGCTGTGAATGTTCTTTCATCCCTTGTGGAGCTCTGGAAACCATCCGACGAGTGCTCAGAGGACATATACGGCATTGATCTCGACATGTCACTGCCCCAGGCGCTTAAGAAGTGGCAGGCCTATGAAGGTACAAGCCACATGGATTCATCCTCTTCTTCATACCTTCCAAGCTTGGATAACACTCAAACTAGCATCCCTACTCGCCCTTACGGATTTGCTGAGTCATTTAGATCTTCTGATGGTAGATGA